The Octopus bimaculoides isolate UCB-OBI-ISO-001 chromosome 16, ASM119413v2, whole genome shotgun sequence genome window below encodes:
- the LOC106873694 gene encoding protein mab-21-like 2 yields the protein MLLEGSDMMAAQSKLLFQLNKYYNERVQTRKANIAKTVREVCKVVQDVLKEVEVQEPRFISSLNESNTGRYEGMEVISPTEYEVVLYLNQMGVFNFVDDGTIPGCAVLKLSDGRKRSMSLWVEFITASGYLSARKIRSRFQTLVAQAVDKCSYREVVKMVADTTEVKLRIKERYVVQITPAFRCGGIWSRSAAHWPVPHIPWPSPNLIAEVKTEGFDLLSKESIYMKDKQSAAEGDAWVMSFKYAEDRLLCGGCRRKCLSILKAMRDRHLELPSQPITNYHMKTLLLYECEKHPREVEWDDTCLGDRINGILLQLISCLQNRRCPHYFLPNLDLFKGRSPSAMDSAAKQVWRILRELLTNPRSLEKL from the coding sequence ATGTTACTCGAAGGATCAGATATGATGGCTGCACAATCAAAACTCCTTTTCCAGTTAAACAAGTATTATAATGAACGTGTACAAACACGAAAGGCTAACATTGCTAAGACGGTAAGAGAGGTGTGCAAAGTAGTACAGGACGTTCTGAAAGAGGTTGAAGTACAAGAGCCTCGCTTCATAAGCTCCTTGAACGAATCGAACACAGGTCGATATGAAGGTATGGAAGTTATATCACCAACAGAATATGAAGTCGTTCTATATCTAAACCAAATGGGCGTCTTTAATTTTGTAGACGATGGAACTATACCTGGTTGTGCCGTGTTGAAATTAAGTGACGGTCGTAAACGGTCCATGTCACTCTGGGTCGAATTCATTACTGCTTCCGGATACCTATCAGCAAGGAAAATACGTTCAAGGTTCCAAACACTGGTGGCGCAGGCAGTGGACAAGTGCAGTTACCGAGAGGTTGTGAAAATGGTTGCCGATACCACAGAGGTGAAGTTACGTATCAAAGAAAGGTATGTAGTGCAGATAACACCGGCCTTTCGTTGCGGGGGCATATGGTCACGGAGCGCAGCACACTGGCCTGTCCCTCATATACCGTGGCCAAGCCCGAATTTAATAGCTGAAGTGAAAACCGAAGGATTTGAtctattatccaaggaaagtATTTACATGAAAGACAAACAATCGGCAGCTGAGGGTGACGCGTGGGTGATGTCGTTTAAATACGCTGAAGACAGACTGTTGTGTGGTGGGTGCAGAAGAAAGTGCTTGAGTATACTAAAAGCAATGAGAGACCGACACTTGGAGCTACCCAGTCAGCCCATCACAAATTACCACATGAAGACATTACTGCTGTACGAGTGTGAAAAACACCCGAGAGAAGTGGAGTGGGACGATACATGTTTAGGGGACAGAATTAACGGTATTCTCCTGCAATTGATCTCGTGTCTACAAAATCGGAGGTGTCCGCATTATTTTCTTCCAAACTTGGACCTTTTTAAAGGCAGATCTCCATCAGCAATGGATAGCGCTGCTAAACAAGTGTGGAGAATTCTCAGGGAGTTGTTAACTAATCCGAGAAGCTTGGAAAAACTCTAG